The window CGTGCCCAGATCGATCGATCCGCCCGCGTTGCGCGTCTGCACCTTGGTATCGAACAGGTTCTCGACCCGCGCGACGAGGCGCAGGCCGTGTGCCAGCGGCACCGTGGCGACCCCGTCGACCGTCAGCGCGCTGCGCAGCCTGTCGACCTGCAGATCATCCTCATATTGCCGTGAGATGTAGCGGATCGTGGCCGACAGCATCGGCCCGCGCGCCGGCTCCCACGCCACCGTCGCTGTCGCTGCGTGGCGCGGGCTCTGCGCGGGGGCGAAGCCGTCGAACGGCTGGCCGGGCGCATCGACCTCGGCATGGCTGTAGGCATAGGAGGCCGAGAGATGGAATGCGTGCTTGCGCCATCCGGCCGTCAGCTCGACGCCATTGGCGACGACCGCATCGACATTGCGGCGCTGGCGTAGATTGGTGCCGATCGTGACATTGGCGATCGCGTTGTCGAGCCGGTTGTGGAATGCGGTTGCGCTCAGGTTCAGCCCTTCGGCCGGGGTCAGGTCGATCCCGGCTTCGATGCCCTTGAGCTTTTCAAGGGCGAGCGCGGCATTGGCCTGGGTCGTGATCGGAACGACGGTGAATGGGCGATAGAGTTCGTTGAGGGTGGGTAGGCGGAAGCCTGTATAGCCGGCCCCGCGCAGCGCGATCGCATCCGACAATCGGTAGAGCAGGCCCGCGCGCGTCGACACCGCCCAGCCATCCCGATCGGCGAAGCGATTGTCCGCGGTCGATACGCCCGCGGCGGTGGCCGCGTGGAAATAGCCGTCGACGATCCGCCAGCGATCGGCGCGCAGCCCACCGGTCAGGACGAGCCGGCCCAGCGTCCAGTCATCCTCGACGAAGAGGCCCGTCGTGCTCTGGTCGCCCCCGGCACGCCGCCGCGCGGTCAGCGCTCCGGTCGTGGCATTATAGGCATCCTCGAACATCGTCCCGTTGGCGAAGCGGCCGTCGATGCCGATGCGTAGCACATGCGCCGCGCCGACCGGCGGGCGCAGTTCGATCTTGCCGCCGAGGCCGGTCGCAGGCGTATGGCGCTGATCGAGCGAGCGGCGGAAGGTCGTGGAACTGATCACGACATTGGCGAAGTTGCGAAGCTGCGCATAAGCCAGCGCATCGACCTGCCAATCGCCATGCGCGACGAGGCGGATGCTCGCATCCTGCCCTTCGCTGAGGCTGTCGGCCCCGGCGAAGCGCAAGGTGCGCGTGTCGCGAAAGGCGAGGCCGCGCACCTGCAATTCCATGTCGTCGGACAGCGGCGCGACGGCGCGCGCGCCGATCGACCAGCTATCGTAACGGGCTGGCACGGTTGCGGCGACGCGCTGTGCGACGGGCGTGGTCTGAAAACCATCGCCGCGATCCCAACGCCCCGACAGCGACAGGAAACCGCCGCCGACTTCGGGTGAAATGCTCGCGCTCAATTCGGTCGCGTCGCGGCTGCCGTAAAGAGCTGAAGCGGCAATGGCGGGCAATTGATCGCGCCCGGCGCTCGTCAGTTCGATCGTGCCGGCGACGGCGCCCGCACCGAAGGCGCCATTGCCGCCACCGCGC is drawn from Sphingomonas crocodyli and contains these coding sequences:
- a CDS encoding TonB-dependent receptor produces the protein MRGFIFLMLAIAPTAVRAEDEDAGADIVVLGKGLSQTPGMPAYGSVTIDRNRLTNAASGRIENVLTDVAGFQQFRRSDSRSANPSAQGATLRALGGNASSRTLILLDGVPMGDPFFGYIPFSAITPDRIGQIRVTRGGGNGAFGAGAVAGTIELTSAGRDQLPAIAASALYGSRDATELSASISPEVGGGFLSLSGRWDRGDGFQTTPVAQRVAATVPARYDSWSIGARAVAPLSDDMELQVRGLAFRDTRTLRFAGADSLSEGQDASIRLVAHGDWQVDALAYAQLRNFANVVISSTTFRRSLDQRHTPATGLGGKIELRPPVGAAHVLRIGIDGRFANGTMFEDAYNATTGALTARRRAGGDQSTTGLFVEDDWTLGRLVLTGGLRADRWRIVDGYFHAATAAGVSTADNRFADRDGWAVSTRAGLLYRLSDAIALRGAGYTGFRLPTLNELYRPFTVVPITTQANAALALEKLKGIEAGIDLTPAEGLNLSATAFHNRLDNAIANVTIGTNLRQRRNVDAVVANGVELTAGWRKHAFHLSASYAYSHAEVDAPGQPFDGFAPAQSPRHAATATVAWEPARGPMLSATIRYISRQYEDDLQVDRLRSALTVDGVATVPLAHGLRLVARVENLFDTKVQTRNAGGSIDLGTPRTLWAGLRFEG